One Bacteroidota bacterium genomic window carries:
- a CDS encoding SDR family NAD(P)-dependent oxidoreductase, which translates to MKTERKTVVITGISRGIGRAIAQRFQQAGYHLVGCARTADSIRAFQEDFPLAEVQAVDLADKAAVQAFGHWVVQQHKVEVLVNNAGSFVPGGMLSEADQVYEQLMRVNVDSVYYLSKILAAQMRGLGQGTIINLCSVASIKAYAAGGSYAISKHALLGLSRAMREELKPDGVRVCSILPGATLTDSWAGAELPETRFIQPESVAELVYLAASLPPTAVVEELVVRPQAGDI; encoded by the coding sequence ATGAAAACAGAAAGGAAAACAGTCGTCATTACAGGTATCAGCCGGGGCATTGGCCGGGCCATCGCCCAGCGTTTTCAGCAGGCGGGCTATCATCTGGTGGGCTGTGCCCGCACGGCCGACAGCATCCGGGCGTTTCAGGAAGACTTCCCCCTGGCAGAAGTGCAGGCGGTAGACCTGGCCGATAAGGCCGCCGTGCAGGCCTTTGGCCACTGGGTGGTGCAGCAGCACAAGGTAGAGGTGCTGGTAAATAACGCGGGCAGCTTTGTACCCGGCGGGATGCTGAGCGAGGCGGACCAGGTGTACGAGCAGCTGATGCGGGTGAATGTGGACAGCGTGTACTACCTGAGCAAGATACTGGCGGCCCAGATGCGCGGCCTCGGGCAGGGCACCATCATCAACCTGTGCAGTGTAGCCAGTATAAAGGCCTATGCTGCTGGCGGCAGCTATGCCATCAGCAAGCATGCCCTGCTGGGCCTAAGCCGCGCCATGCGCGAAGAACTGAAGCCCGATGGCGTACGGGTATGCAGCATACTGCCCGGGGCTACCCTGACGGATAGCTGGGCGGGGGCAGAGCTGCCCGAAACACGCTTTATACAGCCTGAGAGTGTGGCCGAGCTGGTATACCTGGCTGCTAGCCTGCCCCCCACCGCAGTGGTGGAGGAGCTGGTGGTGCGCCCGCAGGCAGGAGATATATAG
- a CDS encoding outer membrane beta-barrel protein, giving the protein MVRKKNLLFTLLLLLPFALVAQRAQFGAGFAIAYPLGEMNENYDAQWGYGLNLYLMGKLHEDVPLYLGADFTYALYDKFSESLPPTFPGEELEQVINSNIILGHAVLRVSPMEEISPVRLYVDGLIGGKYFYTRWKLNSTIGGDTQVLDASTDEANFAASYGLGVGLQIAFTDHFALDLRTLYLFGTETDYVQAVRRDPASGALTYEMARTETTMLLPQLGFTLLF; this is encoded by the coding sequence TTGGTTAGGAAAAAAAACCTCCTGTTCACCCTGCTCCTGCTGCTTCCGTTTGCGCTGGTGGCACAGCGTGCCCAGTTTGGCGCGGGTTTTGCCATAGCCTACCCGCTGGGCGAGATGAATGAGAACTATGATGCCCAGTGGGGGTATGGGCTAAATCTATACCTGATGGGCAAGTTGCACGAGGATGTGCCGCTCTACCTGGGTGCAGACTTTACCTATGCCCTCTACGATAAGTTTAGCGAGTCGCTGCCCCCCACTTTTCCGGGCGAGGAACTGGAGCAGGTAATCAACAGCAACATTATCCTGGGCCATGCGGTGCTGCGTGTATCGCCTATGGAGGAAATAAGCCCGGTTCGGCTCTATGTAGACGGGCTGATAGGGGGCAAATACTTCTACACCCGCTGGAAGCTGAATAGCACGATAGGTGGAGACACCCAGGTGCTGGATGCCAGTACAGACGAGGCAAACTTTGCCGCCAGCTATGGCCTGGGTGTGGGCTTGCAGATTGCGTTTACGGATCATTTTGCGCTGGACCTACGTACGCTCTACCTGTTTGGCACCGAAACAGACTATGTCCAGGCTGTTCGGCGAGACCCCGCCTCTGGCGCACTGACGTATGAGATGGCCCGCACCGAAACCACTATGCTGCTTCCACAGCTGGGTTTTACACTGCTGTTTTAG
- a CDS encoding NADP-dependent malic enzyme, whose amino-acid sequence MDLNQESLNLHAQLGGKLEIHPKFKVKNRHDLSLVYSPGVAAVCKAIAEDPSKVYDYTMKRNTVAIITDGSAVLGLGNIGAKAALPVMEGKALLFKEYADIDAFPLCLDTQNTYEIISIVKALAPSFAGVNLEDISAPRCFEIERALESIGIPVFHDDQHGTAIVLLAGLINAVKLAGKELQELKVVINGAGAAGTAIAELLLCIGHDPNVCVSVREVVVCDTKGILSQSRNDILSNPEKARLACFTNRGQLEGTLQDAVRDADVFIGVSVGGALKTEWVKTMAKDPIIFALANPDPEIDPEAARQAGAFIVGTGRSDYPNQINNVLAFPGIFRGTLDARAPRITQHMQVRAAHALADMVEDLSRENIIPSALDKSIAYRVGKAVKKAWEEEQPQPEGSL is encoded by the coding sequence ATGGACCTAAACCAGGAAAGCCTGAACCTGCACGCCCAGCTGGGCGGCAAGCTGGAGATTCACCCCAAGTTCAAGGTGAAAAACCGCCACGACCTAAGCCTGGTGTACAGCCCGGGCGTAGCAGCCGTATGCAAAGCCATAGCCGAAGACCCTAGCAAGGTGTATGACTACACCATGAAGCGCAATACCGTAGCCATCATTACAGACGGCTCTGCCGTGCTGGGGCTGGGCAATATAGGTGCAAAAGCTGCCCTGCCCGTGATGGAGGGCAAGGCCCTGCTCTTCAAAGAGTATGCCGACATTGATGCCTTTCCGCTGTGCCTGGATACGCAGAACACCTATGAGATCATCAGCATTGTAAAGGCGCTGGCACCCTCCTTTGCGGGGGTTAACCTGGAGGATATTTCGGCCCCGCGCTGTTTTGAGATCGAGCGGGCGCTGGAGAGCATTGGCATACCCGTCTTTCACGACGACCAGCACGGCACGGCCATTGTGCTGCTAGCCGGGCTGATAAATGCGGTAAAACTGGCTGGCAAGGAGCTGCAAGAGCTGAAGGTGGTAATCAACGGTGCGGGCGCTGCTGGCACCGCCATTGCCGAGCTGCTGCTGTGCATAGGCCACGACCCCAACGTGTGTGTGAGTGTGCGAGAGGTAGTGGTGTGCGACACCAAAGGCATCCTGTCTCAAAGCCGCAACGACATCCTCTCCAACCCCGAGAAGGCACGCCTGGCCTGCTTTACCAACCGGGGCCAGCTGGAGGGCACCCTGCAAGATGCCGTGCGCGATGCCGATGTGTTTATCGGCGTAAGCGTGGGCGGGGCGCTGAAGACCGAGTGGGTGAAGACAATGGCCAAAGACCCCATCATCTTCGCCCTGGCAAATCCGGACCCGGAGATCGACCCGGAAGCAGCCCGCCAGGCTGGCGCATTCATTGTAGGCACAGGGCGCAGCGACTACCCCAACCAGATCAACAACGTACTGGCCTTCCCTGGCATCTTTCGCGGTACCCTGGACGCACGGGCACCCCGCATTACCCAGCACATGCAGGTGCGCGCAGCCCACGCCCTGGCCGATATGGTGGAAGACCTCTCCAGAGAAAACATCATCCCCTCGGCGCTAGACAAGTCTATAGCCTACCGGGTAGGCAAGGCCGTGAAAAAGGCCTGGGAAGAAGAGCAGCCGCAACCCGAGGGTAGCCTGTAG
- the lpcA gene encoding D-sedoheptulose 7-phosphate isomerase produces the protein MTAAETFEEAARVLHAFVQAGQLAQVEAATERMSQCLQAGGKLMSCGNGGSMCDAMHFAEELSGRFRQDRPGLAALAISDPSHLSCVGNDYGYEQVFSRYVEALGQAGDVLLAISTSGNSANVVRAAQAARAKGIAVIGLTGKDGGQLAPLCNIEIRVPHQGYADRVQEVHIKVIHCFIQGIEQRLGFSA, from the coding sequence ATGACCGCAGCCGAAACTTTTGAAGAAGCAGCCCGGGTGCTGCATGCCTTTGTGCAGGCAGGCCAGCTGGCGCAGGTGGAGGCTGCCACCGAGCGTATGAGCCAGTGCCTGCAGGCAGGCGGCAAGCTTATGAGCTGCGGTAATGGAGGCAGCATGTGCGATGCCATGCACTTTGCCGAAGAGCTGAGCGGCCGCTTTCGCCAAGACAGGCCCGGGCTGGCAGCCCTCGCCATAAGCGACCCCAGCCACCTGAGCTGCGTGGGCAACGACTATGGCTACGAGCAGGTGTTTAGCCGCTATGTAGAGGCTCTTGGCCAGGCGGGAGATGTACTACTGGCCATCAGCACTAGTGGGAACAGTGCCAATGTGGTGCGGGCAGCACAGGCCGCACGGGCCAAGGGGATAGCCGTTATCGGGCTGACGGGCAAGGACGGCGGCCAACTGGCACCCCTGTGCAACATCGAAATACGCGTGCCCCACCAGGGCTACGCAGACCGCGTGCAGGAGGTGCACATCAAGGTCATCCACTGCTTCATCCAGGGCATTGAGCAGCGCCTTGGCTTTTCAGCCTGA
- a CDS encoding DUF5522 domain-containing protein, with amino-acid sequence MRESKKLKEGEDYYLNEQGLMVLTAEYLARRGYCCGSGCRHCPYPKEVFEAARAKKRADWLWGGL; translated from the coding sequence ATGCGCGAAAGCAAAAAACTGAAGGAGGGAGAAGACTACTACCTGAACGAACAGGGCCTAATGGTGCTGACTGCCGAATACCTGGCCAGGCGGGGCTACTGCTGCGGCTCGGGCTGTAGGCACTGCCCCTACCCCAAAGAGGTGTTTGAAGCGGCGCGAGCCAAAAAGCGTGCCGACTGGCTGTGGGGCGGCCTGTAA
- a CDS encoding phosphatidylserine decarboxylase family protein has translation MRLHREGNASILLVVTLGSLATAASVLYAPPALAWLVAALSLAALALILNFFRYPQRPLQQQADAVLAPSHGKVVVIEAVEDPELGPARQISIFMSPLDVHVNYSPVAGTVETYAYRKGKYLMAFNPKSSLLNEQTWLVINSRGSRVGVKQIAGFLARRIKCYAQAGNTLQQAEEFGFIKFGSRLDVLIPLDWQVQVQLGQRTQGGQTVLARRTS, from the coding sequence ATGCGACTACATCGTGAAGGAAATGCCAGCATCCTGCTGGTGGTAACCCTGGGCAGCCTGGCTACAGCGGCCAGTGTGCTATATGCCCCCCCCGCACTAGCCTGGCTGGTAGCCGCGCTCAGCCTGGCCGCACTGGCCCTTATACTCAACTTCTTCCGCTACCCCCAGCGGCCCCTGCAGCAGCAGGCCGATGCCGTGCTGGCACCCAGCCATGGCAAGGTAGTGGTGATAGAGGCCGTAGAAGACCCCGAGCTGGGGCCGGCAAGGCAGATCAGCATATTTATGAGCCCCCTGGATGTGCACGTGAACTACAGCCCCGTGGCAGGCACCGTAGAAACCTATGCGTACCGAAAGGGAAAGTACCTGATGGCCTTTAACCCCAAAAGTAGCCTGCTGAACGAACAGACCTGGCTGGTGATAAACAGCCGGGGTAGCCGCGTGGGGGTGAAGCAGATAGCCGGCTTTCTGGCCCGCCGCATCAAGTGCTATGCCCAGGCTGGCAACACCCTGCAGCAGGCCGAGGAGTTTGGGTTCATCAAGTTTGGCAGCCGGCTGGACGTGCTCATCCCCCTGGACTGGCAGGTGCAGGTGCAGCTGGGCCAGCGTACCCAGGGCGGCCAGACTGTACTGGCCCGGCGAACAAGCTAG
- a CDS encoding glycosyltransferase family 9 protein, which yields MYHMAQDELPALKKILLIRLSSIGDIVLTTPILRALRHAYPGAEIGYLTKDRFRDVLRYNPYINRLHLFRGSLAESLAELEAVGYDHVLDLHRNLRSWYLRTGLALPTSTYPKANDRKRRMTWLKQRLSVPHIVERYAQALEPLGVQLDAGGLDFFYPAELDSWAAQQVQARWPGQRPYGLCLSATYTTKRWLPEYYHAYLAHSPQPAILLGGPAELELAATVCAGLPEQRVWNAVGHTSLLQSAALLPQCTHLITPDTGMMHIAAALQVPILSLWGNTVPEFGMTPWRAPHMVLEEQMGCRPCSRLGHASCPRGHFACMRAITPERVAAAVALLAKQ from the coding sequence ATGTACCACATGGCCCAGGATGAACTGCCCGCACTCAAGAAGATCCTGCTGATTCGGCTCAGCTCGATAGGCGACATCGTGCTTACCACGCCCATCCTGCGTGCCCTGCGCCACGCCTACCCGGGGGCGGAGATTGGCTACCTCACCAAAGATCGATTTCGGGATGTGCTGCGGTACAATCCGTATATCAACCGGCTGCATTTGTTCCGAGGCAGCCTGGCAGAAAGCCTGGCAGAACTGGAGGCCGTGGGCTATGACCACGTGCTGGACCTGCACCGCAACCTGCGCAGCTGGTACCTGCGCACGGGCCTGGCACTGCCCACCAGCACCTACCCTAAGGCCAATGACCGAAAACGCCGCATGACCTGGCTGAAGCAGCGCCTGAGCGTGCCCCACATTGTGGAGCGCTATGCCCAGGCACTGGAGCCGCTGGGCGTACAGCTGGACGCGGGAGGGCTGGATTTCTTCTACCCCGCCGAGCTGGACAGCTGGGCCGCACAGCAGGTGCAGGCCCGCTGGCCCGGGCAGCGGCCCTATGGCCTGTGCCTGAGTGCTACCTACACCACCAAGCGCTGGCTGCCCGAGTACTACCATGCCTACCTGGCCCACAGCCCACAGCCCGCCATCCTGCTGGGTGGCCCGGCAGAGCTGGAGCTGGCGGCCACGGTGTGTGCCGGCCTGCCCGAACAGCGGGTATGGAATGCCGTGGGCCACACTAGCCTGCTGCAGAGTGCGGCCCTGCTGCCCCAGTGCACCCACCTGATAACGCCCGACACGGGCATGATGCACATAGCCGCTGCCCTGCAGGTGCCCATCCTGAGCCTATGGGGCAATACGGTGCCCGAGTTTGGCATGACCCCCTGGCGGGCCCCCCACATGGTGCTGGAGGAACAAATGGGCTGCCGGCCCTGCAGCCGCCTGGGCCATGCCAGCTGCCCACGTGGCCACTTTGCCTGCATGCGGGCCATAACCCCCGAGCGCGTGGCAGCGGCGGTAGCGCTACTTGCGAAGCAGTAA
- a CDS encoding MarR family transcriptional regulator encodes MDGAFPTQYEGPESSPGYLLWWHFARWHHRIHRTLAPLGLTHLQFVLLATLCWAHRQGQKPTQVALARMAGTDAMSTSKALRLLEKKQLIQRLSNPQDARAHMLSPTDTGYSLLYQAMPLVEQADEAYFSPLDAAQRQAFLRSLTALQAAASDDLS; translated from the coding sequence ATGGATGGTGCCTTTCCCACTCAATATGAGGGTCCTGAGAGCAGCCCGGGGTACCTGCTGTGGTGGCACTTTGCACGCTGGCATCATCGTATCCACCGTACGCTCGCGCCACTAGGGCTTACGCATTTGCAGTTTGTGCTGCTAGCCACCTTATGTTGGGCACATCGACAGGGCCAGAAGCCCACACAGGTAGCCTTGGCGCGGATGGCTGGTACGGATGCCATGTCGACTAGCAAGGCGCTGCGCCTGCTAGAAAAAAAGCAACTGATCCAGCGCCTGAGCAATCCACAGGATGCGCGTGCACATATGCTTAGCCCTACGGATACCGGCTATAGCCTGCTGTACCAGGCCATGCCCCTGGTGGAGCAGGCTGATGAGGCGTATTTTTCCCCCTTGGATGCTGCACAGCGGCAGGCATTTCTGCGTAGCCTGACAGCGCTACAAGCGGCCGCATCGGACGACTTATCCTGA
- a CDS encoding polyketide cyclase, producing MIEKSYSITTQACTSRQMWEVLIDLPNWPRFHPDLAYVKPEGPIAQGTYFVLKPKKGPKVRIQIVVLEKHRQFTDCTRFPGARMYGDHVLAQQGNELTATTTMRMAGPLGWLWWKLVGRQVAASLGDEMHRQIELASKIAV from the coding sequence ATGATTGAGAAAAGCTATTCCATCACAACCCAAGCGTGTACCTCCCGCCAGATGTGGGAGGTATTGATTGATCTGCCCAATTGGCCCCGATTTCATCCTGACCTAGCGTATGTGAAGCCAGAGGGACCCATAGCACAAGGGACATATTTTGTGCTTAAACCCAAGAAGGGGCCTAAAGTAAGGATACAGATTGTGGTGCTCGAAAAGCACCGCCAGTTCACAGACTGCACGCGTTTTCCGGGTGCGCGTATGTACGGAGACCATGTGCTGGCGCAGCAGGGCAACGAGCTGACTGCTACTACCACCATGCGCATGGCCGGTCCATTAGGCTGGTTGTGGTGGAAACTGGTGGGCAGGCAGGTGGCGGCAAGCCTGGGTGATGAAATGCACAGACAGATAGAACTTGCTTCAAAAATTGCTGTATAA